A window from Haloarchaeobius amylolyticus encodes these proteins:
- a CDS encoding ABC transporter ATP-binding protein: MSRSTTTPTTTQHSDEDVILEVSDLTVSFDMDRGTSRVLNGVEMDIRRGEILGIVGESGSGKSMFASALLNAVVEPGQTDGDITYRPPEGEPVDVLDLGKRDLRNLRWEDISMVFQGAMSSFNPTMDFREHFVETLEAHDYDVAAGLDRARELLADLYLDPERVMDSYPHELSGGMKQRALIALALVLEPEVLVMDEPTAALDLLMQRSIISLLSDLRDKYDLTMVFITHDLPLVTKLADRIGVLYAFEFAEVGETTELVSDPKHPYTRALLNATPNLDAPLSEMRPIEGSAPDPVNVPAGCPYHERCPMATPRCEDDKPDMEAASATHEVACHHWRDVDDEISLSTGVDR; encoded by the coding sequence ATGAGCCGAAGCACCACGACCCCCACGACGACGCAGCACAGCGACGAGGACGTCATCCTCGAGGTCAGCGACCTGACGGTCTCGTTCGATATGGACCGCGGGACCTCCCGCGTCCTCAACGGCGTCGAGATGGACATCCGGCGCGGCGAGATACTCGGTATCGTCGGCGAGTCCGGCAGTGGCAAGTCGATGTTCGCGTCGGCCCTGCTGAACGCCGTGGTCGAACCCGGCCAGACCGACGGAGACATCACCTACCGCCCGCCCGAGGGCGAGCCGGTCGACGTGCTCGACCTCGGCAAGCGCGACCTCCGGAACCTCCGGTGGGAAGACATCTCGATGGTGTTCCAGGGCGCGATGAGTTCGTTCAACCCGACGATGGACTTCCGCGAGCACTTCGTGGAGACGCTCGAGGCCCACGACTACGACGTCGCGGCCGGCCTCGACCGCGCCAGGGAACTCCTCGCGGACCTCTACCTCGACCCCGAGCGGGTCATGGACTCGTACCCGCACGAGCTCTCCGGGGGCATGAAGCAGCGGGCGCTCATCGCGCTCGCGCTGGTGCTCGAACCCGAGGTGCTCGTGATGGACGAGCCGACGGCCGCGCTCGACCTGCTGATGCAGCGCTCCATCATCAGCCTGCTGTCGGACCTTCGCGACAAGTACGACCTCACGATGGTGTTCATCACCCACGACCTCCCGCTGGTCACCAAGTTGGCGGACCGTATCGGGGTGCTGTACGCCTTCGAGTTCGCGGAGGTCGGCGAGACGACCGAGCTGGTCTCCGACCCGAAGCATCCCTACACCCGTGCCCTGCTCAACGCCACCCCGAACCTCGATGCACCGCTCTCGGAGATGCGCCCCATCGAAGGGTCGGCACCCGACCCGGTCAACGTCCCGGCCGGTTGCCCGTACCACGAACGCTGTCCCATGGCGACCCCGCGGTGCGAGGACGACAAGCCGGACATGGAGGCGGCGTCGGCGACCCACGAGGTCGCCTGCCACCACTGGCGCGACGTCGACGACGAGATATCGCTCTCGACGGGGGTGGACCGATGA
- a CDS encoding HpcH/HpaI aldolase family protein, with protein sequence MEHLDDATAVRESIRRGEQVLGGWVSIGHPAVAEITAGADFDFVTIDVEHASMSIETVENLVRAVHTVPGETVPFVRPPSADPVAIKRVLDTGAGGLLVPRVDSAAEAKQVVEASTYPPDGIRGTGAGRAAAYGADLPAYLESADEALTRIVQIETEAAVDAAADIAAVDGIDALFVGPADLSAALDCHLDFSDSRFEEAVETVFEAGDAHDVPVGVFATEPQQVVDWIQSGYDFAIVGYDAKFLREGTAELVDAFEAGIYGFDEP encoded by the coding sequence ATGGAGCATCTCGACGACGCGACCGCGGTACGCGAATCGATTCGCCGTGGCGAACAGGTACTCGGCGGCTGGGTCTCCATCGGCCATCCAGCAGTTGCAGAGATAACCGCCGGGGCCGACTTCGACTTCGTGACCATCGACGTGGAGCACGCGTCGATGAGCATCGAGACCGTCGAGAACCTCGTCCGTGCCGTCCACACCGTGCCCGGAGAGACGGTCCCGTTCGTCAGGCCGCCCTCGGCCGACCCGGTCGCCATCAAGCGCGTGCTGGACACCGGGGCCGGCGGCCTGCTCGTCCCGCGGGTCGACTCGGCCGCCGAGGCGAAGCAGGTCGTCGAGGCGTCGACGTACCCGCCGGATGGTATCCGCGGGACCGGCGCGGGCCGGGCTGCGGCCTACGGAGCGGACCTGCCAGCATATCTCGAGTCCGCCGACGAGGCACTGACGCGCATCGTCCAGATAGAGACGGAAGCCGCGGTCGACGCCGCGGCCGACATCGCCGCGGTCGACGGTATCGACGCGCTGTTCGTCGGGCCGGCCGACCTCTCCGCCGCGCTCGACTGTCACCTCGACTTCTCAGACTCGAGGTTCGAGGAGGCGGTCGAGACGGTCTTCGAGGCCGGCGACGCACACGACGTGCCAGTCGGTGTGTTCGCGACGGAGCCACAGCAGGTCGTCGACTGGATCCAGTCCGGCTACGACTTCGCCATCGTCGGCTACGACGCGAAGTTCCTGCGGGAGGGCACGGCCGAACTGGTCGACGCGTTCGAGGCCGGAATCTACGGATTCGACGAACCCTGA
- a CDS encoding ABC transporter ATP-binding protein: protein MSTDTPPGDDPMHADQPVLSMSDVDVHFEKDGGGLNPFADRPTVRAVDGVDLEIRQNDVVAIVGESGSGKTTLGKTAVGLQKPTSGSIEYWGQDIWEAKGWRADPDIPFEQIRRSLQIIHQDPGASLNPNRTVVSSLSAPLKRWKPDLGPEDREARVYHFLKRVGMSPPEDYANRYPHQLSGGEKQRVALIRALLMNPDLILADEAVSALDVSLRVEMMDLMLELQDQFDTSFLFISHDLSNARYIAEHAGGRLGVMYLGELVEIGPVEEVLGNPQHPYTKVLKWATPELGIAEDAAGPPVREIDIPDPVNPPSGCRFHTRCPNATEQCRTAAPEVTSVDGDVDGQAEGDHRVACYRATEDEAYWNSDPLDGAEL from the coding sequence ATGAGCACTGACACGCCCCCCGGGGACGACCCGATGCACGCGGACCAGCCGGTCCTCTCGATGTCGGACGTCGACGTCCACTTCGAGAAAGACGGCGGCGGCCTGAACCCCTTCGCCGACCGGCCCACGGTCCGAGCCGTCGACGGCGTCGACCTCGAGATCCGCCAGAACGACGTGGTCGCCATCGTCGGCGAGTCCGGCAGTGGCAAGACCACGCTCGGCAAGACGGCCGTCGGGCTCCAGAAGCCGACCAGCGGCAGCATCGAGTACTGGGGCCAGGACATCTGGGAGGCGAAGGGCTGGCGGGCGGACCCCGACATCCCCTTCGAGCAGATCCGGCGCTCGCTCCAGATCATCCACCAGGACCCCGGTGCCTCCCTGAACCCGAACCGGACCGTCGTCTCCTCGCTCTCGGCGCCGCTGAAGCGCTGGAAGCCGGACCTCGGCCCGGAGGACCGCGAGGCGCGCGTCTACCACTTCCTGAAGCGCGTGGGGATGTCGCCGCCGGAGGACTACGCGAACCGCTACCCGCACCAGCTCTCTGGCGGCGAGAAACAGCGCGTCGCCCTCATCCGGGCGCTGCTGATGAACCCCGACCTCATCCTCGCGGACGAGGCGGTGAGCGCCCTCGACGTGAGCCTTCGCGTCGAGATGATGGACCTGATGCTCGAACTCCAGGACCAGTTCGACACCTCGTTCCTGTTCATCAGTCACGACCTCTCGAACGCGCGCTACATCGCGGAGCACGCCGGGGGCCGCCTCGGCGTCATGTACCTCGGCGAACTGGTCGAGATCGGCCCCGTCGAGGAGGTCCTCGGGAACCCCCAGCACCCCTACACGAAGGTGCTGAAGTGGGCGACCCCGGAGCTCGGCATCGCGGAGGACGCCGCCGGCCCGCCGGTGCGCGAGATAGACATCCCGGACCCGGTGAACCCGCCCTCTGGCTGCCGGTTCCACACGCGCTGCCCGAACGCCACCGAGCAGTGCCGCACGGCCGCACCGGAGGTGACGTCGGTCGACGGCGACGTCGACGGCCAGGCCGAGGGCGACCACCGCGTCGCCTGCTACCGGGCGACCGAGGACGAGGCGTACTGGAACAGCGACCCGCTCGACGGAGCTGAACTCTGA
- a CDS encoding ABC transporter permease, whose product MYEYFVKRTVQALFTAFFVLSLSFALVRLMPGNPADQLRGQLIRNNPDLSQQEVNRRVENFISIDLSEPLHQQYLDYVGSVLQGDLGQSLSQNAPVAEILGEALPWTVFAFSIAIALMFAFGIALGSIMAYWEGSRFDMSATGIGIFLNSTPNYVTALIFLYVFGFTLGWFPTNGHHSSQVVAIVDPLRPVATFQFVADALYHASLIIAAVVITGFGGVALGMRGNSIQVLGEDYLRVARLRGLSDTRIALRYVARNAILPMYTSILLSFGAVIGGSAILEEIFVYPGLGYYIVAAVETRDYPLMMGSFVLLTLAVVFGAFVADMTYGLVDPRVTTGGDAQ is encoded by the coding sequence ATGTACGAGTACTTCGTCAAGCGCACAGTACAGGCGCTCTTCACGGCGTTCTTCGTGCTGTCGCTCTCGTTCGCGCTGGTCAGACTCATGCCGGGGAACCCGGCCGACCAGCTGCGCGGTCAGCTCATCCGGAACAACCCGGACCTCTCCCAGCAGGAGGTGAACCGCCGCGTCGAGAACTTCATCAGCATCGACCTCTCCGAACCGCTGCACCAGCAGTACCTCGACTACGTGGGCAGCGTCCTCCAGGGCGACCTCGGCCAGTCGCTCAGCCAGAACGCGCCCGTCGCGGAGATACTCGGCGAAGCGCTCCCGTGGACGGTGTTCGCGTTCTCCATCGCCATCGCACTGATGTTCGCGTTCGGCATCGCCCTCGGGTCCATAATGGCCTACTGGGAGGGCAGCCGGTTCGACATGAGCGCGACCGGTATCGGCATCTTCCTCAACTCCACGCCGAACTACGTGACCGCGCTGATATTCCTCTACGTCTTCGGCTTCACGCTGGGGTGGTTCCCGACGAACGGCCACCACTCCTCGCAGGTCGTGGCCATCGTCGACCCCCTGCGCCCGGTGGCGACGTTCCAGTTCGTCGCCGACGCGCTCTACCACGCGAGCCTCATCATCGCGGCGGTCGTCATCACCGGCTTCGGTGGTGTCGCCCTCGGGATGCGCGGGAACAGCATCCAGGTACTTGGCGAGGACTACCTCCGGGTGGCGCGCCTCCGCGGGCTCTCTGACACCCGTATCGCCCTGCGGTACGTCGCCCGCAACGCCATCCTGCCGATGTACACCAGCATCCTGCTCTCGTTCGGGGCGGTCATCGGCGGCTCGGCCATCCTCGAGGAGATCTTCGTCTACCCCGGGCTCGGCTACTACATCGTCGCCGCGGTCGAGACACGCGACTACCCGCTGATGATGGGGTCGTTCGTGCTCCTCACGCTCGCGGTCGTCTTCGGCGCGTTCGTCGCCGACATGACCTACGGGCTGGTCGACCCGCGCGTCACCACCGGAGGTGATGCACAGTGA
- a CDS encoding sodium:solute symporter family transporter, with product MVSTTLALGLTVATLVVFTGLGLWHSRGRVGSVEDLITARNSTGRRRTTATLVASVMGVWILFSAPEAGAGFGIAAVVGYAIGEAVPMLAYSRLGPRIRTLIPEGHSLTEYAHARYGDAMYGFVVLVSALYMFIFLAAELTGIAGALALVAGVPQWQTAVLVGGFVLLYTGYGGLRASLFTDTVQALFVLPLLLLTFVGALVALGGPTEVYRGVQSANPTLLDPGFAAGLQFGVALAFAILGAELLNQTWWQRIYAGADDETVASSFRSASLLNGGLVFLAALFGVIAAGNADVVADVTSAGYNADVAFFVLLQGAFPEWLVLAVVLLALLLVMSSVDSLFNALSSLVTADLARLLSRPSDRQLALGSRVFTVVVAVAAIYVSLRAQSVLRLFFLADLLGAAVAFPLVYGLYSERITGPGALASSLGGLAVGLAYFPDLRGYITAVPVVGDLLPAADPLYLTSFAGAFLVSAGLALAAARVADADFDFDRLSREIRRLDEPMTDGGRDRED from the coding sequence ATGGTGAGCACGACCCTCGCGCTCGGGCTCACGGTCGCGACGCTCGTCGTCTTCACGGGCCTCGGGCTGTGGCACTCGCGGGGTCGCGTGGGTTCCGTCGAGGACCTCATCACGGCCCGGAACTCGACGGGCCGGCGTCGGACCACCGCCACGCTGGTCGCCTCCGTCATGGGCGTCTGGATACTGTTCTCCGCACCCGAGGCGGGTGCCGGCTTCGGCATCGCGGCCGTCGTGGGCTACGCCATTGGCGAGGCCGTCCCGATGCTCGCGTACTCGAGACTCGGCCCCCGGATTCGGACACTCATCCCGGAGGGGCACTCGCTCACCGAGTATGCCCACGCCCGGTACGGCGACGCGATGTACGGGTTCGTCGTCCTCGTGAGCGCGCTCTACATGTTCATCTTCCTCGCGGCCGAGTTGACGGGTATCGCCGGCGCGCTGGCGCTGGTCGCGGGCGTCCCGCAGTGGCAGACCGCGGTCCTCGTCGGCGGGTTCGTGCTGCTGTATACTGGCTACGGCGGGCTCCGGGCGAGCCTGTTCACCGACACGGTCCAGGCCCTGTTCGTCCTGCCCCTGCTCCTGTTGACGTTCGTCGGGGCGCTCGTCGCGCTGGGCGGGCCGACCGAGGTCTACCGGGGCGTCCAGTCCGCCAACCCGACGCTGCTCGACCCCGGGTTCGCCGCCGGCCTCCAGTTCGGCGTCGCCCTCGCGTTCGCCATCCTCGGCGCGGAACTGCTCAACCAGACGTGGTGGCAGCGCATCTACGCCGGGGCCGACGACGAGACGGTCGCGAGTAGCTTCCGGTCGGCGAGCCTCCTCAACGGCGGCCTCGTGTTCCTCGCCGCCCTCTTCGGCGTCATCGCGGCCGGGAACGCCGACGTGGTCGCGGACGTGACGAGTGCGGGCTACAACGCCGACGTGGCGTTCTTCGTCCTCCTGCAGGGCGCGTTCCCCGAGTGGCTCGTCCTCGCCGTGGTCCTGCTGGCGCTCTTGCTCGTGATGAGTTCGGTCGACTCGCTGTTCAACGCACTGTCGAGCCTCGTGACGGCCGACCTCGCCCGCCTGCTCTCGCGCCCGAGCGACCGCCAGCTCGCCCTGGGCTCGCGGGTCTTCACGGTCGTCGTCGCGGTCGCGGCCATCTACGTCAGCCTGCGGGCCCAGAGCGTCCTCCGGCTGTTCTTCCTCGCCGACCTGCTCGGCGCCGCGGTCGCGTTCCCCCTCGTCTACGGCCTCTACTCCGAGCGCATCACCGGCCCCGGCGCGCTGGCGAGTAGCCTCGGCGGACTTGCCGTGGGGCTGGCGTACTTCCCCGACCTGCGGGGGTACATCACCGCGGTCCCGGTCGTCGGGGACCTCCTTCCGGCTGCCGACCCGCTCTATCTCACCTCCTTCGCCGGTGCGTTCCTGGTCTCTGCGGGACTTGCACTCGCGGCGGCCCGGGTCGCCGATGCCGACTTCGACTTCGACCGGCTCTCGCGGGAGATCCGGCGGCTGGACGAGCCGATGACGGACGGTGGGCGAGACCGCGAGGACTGA
- a CDS encoding ABC transporter substrate-binding protein encodes MSDHHTDERERSLRKTRRRFLQAAGAAGVAGLAGCAGSNTDTDTTTGDDTGGGGGGGGGGTTTAAEELPMTDRTFVTATADVPKDMQFNPYGQKYPERIAFALFENLIYVNEATSKFMPGVLESWDIGSDTVTLSVRDGYHWHNGNAVTAEDVAFKLKLEIYDGAALSNIVEAKDVSVVDDSTVELGLQRTVSDEVFLYSLKPIALDTPPKTFQKFLDAYESDGEAPGLTELKIEEPNGTGPFEFVRAGNQEVVAERFADHPDADNVNFPRMKWNYLSSNQKQWQALRTNTVDGIDNVFTPQNIAKSYGDHVREIPMPANWGMGIMFNHEHEHYGQQNVKRAVQYVIDREKLARSAGSKMHVPVDVPSGLPGNFNGSYEEWLGDSMSQFDKYEPNQEKAASLLREAGFEKKNGTWMDASGKTLKFPYKIPAGWNDWTAGGQSIVQDLNDFGIEASLNPSQSYWGDIYGNQNYTVAGLGWADGKVYPYFTLNKLLNGFRSRTILKFPRKVEVTPLGEPNGQKRTVELEPELKELAGLTGEEAKQKTQELAWIVNRHLPMAPLMEKLDQSWLTTDHWNTIKPEDEDAIVDWPPYYLPREGKLTAKPK; translated from the coding sequence ATGTCCGACCATCACACGGACGAGAGGGAACGAAGCCTGCGAAAGACTCGTCGCCGCTTCCTGCAAGCGGCGGGCGCAGCCGGCGTCGCCGGCCTCGCCGGCTGTGCCGGTTCGAACACGGACACCGACACCACCACCGGCGACGATACCGGCGGCGGTGGGGGCGGGGGTGGCGGCGGCACCACGACCGCCGCGGAGGAGCTGCCCATGACCGACCGGACGTTCGTCACCGCGACCGCCGACGTCCCGAAGGACATGCAGTTCAACCCGTACGGCCAGAAGTACCCCGAGCGCATCGCGTTCGCGCTCTTCGAGAACCTCATCTACGTCAACGAGGCGACGAGCAAGTTCATGCCGGGCGTCCTGGAGTCCTGGGACATCGGCAGCGACACGGTCACGCTCTCGGTCCGCGACGGCTACCATTGGCACAACGGGAACGCCGTCACGGCTGAGGACGTCGCGTTCAAGCTCAAGCTCGAGATCTACGACGGCGCGGCGCTCAGCAACATCGTCGAGGCGAAGGACGTCAGCGTCGTCGACGACTCGACCGTCGAACTCGGGCTCCAGCGCACGGTCTCCGACGAGGTCTTCCTCTATTCGCTCAAGCCCATCGCGCTCGACACGCCGCCGAAGACGTTCCAGAAGTTCCTCGACGCCTACGAGTCCGACGGCGAGGCCCCCGGCCTCACCGAGCTGAAGATCGAGGAGCCGAACGGGACGGGCCCCTTCGAGTTCGTCCGCGCGGGGAACCAGGAGGTCGTCGCCGAGCGCTTCGCCGACCACCCGGACGCCGACAACGTCAACTTCCCGCGGATGAAGTGGAACTACCTGTCGTCCAACCAGAAGCAGTGGCAGGCACTGCGCACCAACACCGTGGACGGGATTGACAACGTCTTCACGCCCCAGAACATCGCGAAGTCCTACGGCGACCACGTCCGCGAGATCCCGATGCCCGCCAACTGGGGGATGGGCATCATGTTCAACCACGAGCACGAGCACTACGGCCAGCAGAACGTCAAGCGCGCGGTCCAGTACGTCATCGACCGCGAGAAGCTCGCCCGCAGTGCCGGCTCGAAGATGCACGTCCCGGTCGACGTCCCCAGTGGCCTCCCCGGCAACTTCAACGGGAGCTACGAGGAGTGGCTCGGCGACTCGATGTCGCAGTTCGACAAGTACGAGCCGAACCAGGAGAAGGCCGCCAGCCTCCTCCGCGAGGCCGGCTTCGAGAAGAAGAACGGTACCTGGATGGACGCCAGCGGGAAGACGCTGAAGTTCCCGTACAAGATCCCCGCGGGCTGGAACGACTGGACCGCCGGCGGCCAGTCCATCGTGCAGGACCTGAACGACTTCGGCATCGAGGCGTCGCTCAACCCGAGCCAGTCCTACTGGGGCGACATCTACGGCAACCAGAACTACACCGTCGCCGGTCTCGGCTGGGCGGACGGGAAGGTCTACCCCTACTTCACGCTCAACAAGCTCCTGAACGGCTTCCGGTCGCGGACCATCCTCAAGTTCCCCCGGAAGGTCGAGGTGACGCCACTCGGCGAGCCGAACGGACAGAAGCGAACCGTCGAACTCGAACCCGAACTGAAGGAGCTGGCGGGGCTGACCGGCGAGGAGGCGAAGCAGAAGACCCAGGAGCTCGCCTGGATCGTCAACCGCCACCTCCCGATGGCGCCGCTGATGGAGAAGCTCGACCAGTCCTGGCTGACCACGGACCACTGGAACACCATCAAGCCCGAAGACGAGGACGCCATCGTCGACTGGCCGCCGTACTACCTGCCGCGCGAGGGGAAGCTCACGGCCAAGCCCAAGTGA
- a CDS encoding beta-ketoacyl-ACP reductase: MSLTSERLEPLDRTPLEGKTCVVTGSSRGIGRKIALELARCGGAVAVNYNTSEERAREVTDLIEANDGTAMSVGADVSDPEQVERMADEVHDEFGQIDVLVNNAGITRDRTFEEMSYDDWNRVMAVNLNGAFNCTKAFYEDIKATDGGRLINISSVVGQQGNYGQANYATSKGGLIAFTRTIALELARHDSTANCVAPGFTETDMLEEVPDRVRDKIRQKIPLDRFADPEDIVGLVRFLASDQSSYMTGQVLGVNGGMEW, translated from the coding sequence ATGTCTCTCACATCCGAGCGACTGGAGCCACTGGACAGAACGCCACTTGAGGGGAAGACCTGCGTCGTCACGGGGTCGTCGCGGGGCATCGGCCGGAAGATCGCACTCGAGCTGGCGCGCTGTGGGGGCGCGGTCGCGGTCAACTACAACACGTCCGAGGAGCGCGCCCGAGAGGTCACCGACCTCATCGAGGCGAACGACGGCACGGCCATGTCCGTCGGGGCGGACGTCTCCGACCCGGAGCAGGTCGAACGCATGGCCGACGAGGTCCACGACGAGTTCGGGCAGATCGACGTGCTGGTCAACAACGCCGGCATCACGCGAGACCGCACCTTCGAGGAGATGAGCTACGACGACTGGAACCGCGTCATGGCCGTCAACCTGAACGGTGCGTTCAACTGCACGAAGGCGTTCTACGAGGACATCAAGGCGACCGACGGGGGGCGGCTCATCAACATCTCGAGCGTCGTCGGCCAGCAGGGGAACTACGGGCAGGCGAACTACGCAACCTCGAAGGGCGGGCTCATCGCGTTCACGCGGACCATCGCGCTCGAACTCGCCCGGCACGACTCGACCGCGAACTGCGTCGCGCCCGGCTTCACCGAGACGGACATGCTGGAGGAGGTCCCCGACCGCGTCCGGGACAAGATACGCCAGAAGATACCGCTGGACCGGTTCGCCGACCCGGAGGACATCGTGGGCCTCGTCCGGTTCCTCGCCAGCGACCAGTCGAGCTACATGACCGGGCAGGTGCTGGGCGTCAACGGCGGCATGGAGTGGTAA
- the tenA gene encoding thiaminase II, which translates to MAFTDEIRPEAEAYWEAIVDHPMVQRLGEGSLDEEPFRYWVRQDYVYLVEYSRLFALGAAKAPDLETMGKFAELLDSTVNSEMDLHRSYAAEFGIEEAELEATRPSPTTQAYTDFLVRTASHGTFGDLVAALLPCMWGFNETGKRLEAQGMPDHEQYAAWVEMYAGEEFTELTEWCKDLLDQVAADATETDRVRYWELFRTSAQYEYLFWDAAWQQEDWPL; encoded by the coding sequence ATGGCGTTCACGGACGAGATACGACCGGAAGCCGAGGCGTACTGGGAGGCCATCGTCGACCACCCGATGGTCCAGCGGCTCGGCGAGGGAAGCCTGGACGAGGAGCCGTTCCGGTACTGGGTGCGACAGGACTACGTCTACCTCGTCGAGTACAGCCGGCTGTTCGCGCTCGGGGCCGCGAAGGCACCCGACCTGGAGACGATGGGGAAGTTCGCGGAACTACTGGACTCGACGGTGAACTCAGAGATGGACCTCCACCGGTCCTACGCGGCCGAGTTCGGCATCGAGGAGGCAGAGCTGGAGGCGACCAGGCCGTCGCCGACGACGCAGGCCTACACCGACTTCCTCGTGCGGACGGCATCGCATGGGACGTTCGGCGACCTCGTGGCAGCCCTGCTCCCGTGCATGTGGGGTTTCAACGAAACCGGGAAGCGACTCGAAGCGCAGGGCATGCCGGACCACGAGCAGTACGCGGCGTGGGTCGAGATGTACGCCGGCGAGGAGTTCACCGAACTCACCGAGTGGTGCAAGGACCTGCTCGACCAGGTGGCCGCGGACGCGACCGAGACCGACCGGGTTCGCTACTGGGAGCTGTTCCGCACCTCGGCGCAGTACGAGTACCTGTTCTGGGACGCGGCCTGGCAACAGGAGGACTGGCCCTTATGA
- a CDS encoding ABC transporter permease: protein MSRENKVSNFPEDGSGFGTVADSSLGRVGRLQKLVDLWLVAPAKVVWNDVRARIGTALVLGFIIMGVVGPMVVVEPRIGQAGLLVGPFQGGIIGGSWYEFTSASLLGISVPWVSIYYPLGTDNVGRGILEQAVHATPRMLLMITSAGLFVTVLGTSIGALAGYTGGRLDQFLSTIIDIVLTLPGLPILLILVALLQPKNPIVLGIVLSLQGWAGMARAIRSQVLTLRSTSYVESARAMGLSTPTIVGKEIVPNIMPFVMINMVGAMRGVIFASVGLYFLGLLPFSKVVNWGVMLQLAYSNGGLLTLDAAHWLVVPMLCIILLSMGLILFAQGMDRVFNPRVRARHAKTTGDDAGEPAETTNTVPNVNMGGGADR, encoded by the coding sequence GTGAGCCGCGAGAACAAGGTGAGCAACTTCCCCGAGGACGGCAGCGGATTCGGCACGGTCGCCGACTCCTCGCTCGGCCGCGTCGGGCGGTTGCAGAAGCTCGTCGACCTCTGGCTCGTGGCGCCGGCGAAGGTCGTCTGGAACGACGTGCGCGCCCGCATCGGCACCGCACTCGTCCTCGGGTTCATCATCATGGGCGTCGTCGGGCCGATGGTCGTCGTCGAGCCGCGCATCGGCCAGGCGGGACTGCTCGTCGGGCCGTTCCAGGGCGGCATCATCGGCGGCAGCTGGTACGAGTTCACCAGCGCGTCGCTGCTCGGCATCTCGGTCCCCTGGGTCTCTATCTACTACCCGCTCGGGACCGACAACGTCGGGCGCGGCATCCTCGAACAGGCGGTCCACGCGACCCCGCGGATGCTCCTGATGATCACGAGCGCCGGCCTGTTCGTCACCGTCCTCGGGACGAGCATCGGGGCCCTCGCCGGCTACACCGGCGGCCGCCTCGACCAGTTCCTCTCGACCATCATCGACATCGTGCTGACGCTGCCGGGACTGCCCATCCTGCTCATCCTGGTGGCGCTGCTCCAGCCCAAGAACCCCATCGTGCTGGGTATCGTGCTGTCGCTGCAGGGCTGGGCCGGGATGGCCCGCGCCATCCGGTCACAGGTCCTGACCCTCCGGTCGACCTCCTACGTGGAGTCGGCACGGGCGATGGGCCTGTCCACGCCGACCATCGTCGGCAAGGAGATCGTCCCGAACATCATGCCGTTCGTGATGATCAACATGGTCGGCGCGATGCGTGGCGTCATCTTCGCCTCCGTCGGCCTGTACTTCCTCGGCCTCCTGCCGTTCTCGAAGGTCGTCAACTGGGGCGTCATGCTCCAGCTGGCGTACTCCAACGGCGGACTGCTGACGCTCGACGCCGCGCACTGGCTCGTCGTTCCGATGCTCTGCATCATCCTGCTCTCGATGGGCCTCATCCTGTTCGCGCAGGGGATGGACCGCGTGTTCAACCCCCGCGTCCGGGCCCGACACGCGAAGACCACCGGCGACGACGCCGGCGAACCTGCGGAGACGACGAACACCGTCCCGAACGTGAACATGGGCGGCGGAGCTGACAGATGA
- a CDS encoding TenA family protein, with protein sequence MTGDFESFAAARGEGARFTDWLRERCGDDWQAATEHRFTRELGAEDLDDAVFERYLVQDYAFLNTLVGTFGHAVGEAPTMAAKSRLVDFLGVLTADENDYFERSFAALGVPETEYADPALEPVTRAFEDLLRRAAHEGGYPETLAVLVPAEWVYLEWASAVADQEPSRFYLAEWIDLHTTAGFESFVGWLRSELDEAGAAAAPRRQTRLDRLFRRTVELEVAFFDMAYGETTALAGGWDRW encoded by the coding sequence ATGACCGGGGACTTCGAGAGCTTCGCGGCGGCTCGCGGCGAGGGAGCCCGGTTCACCGACTGGCTCCGCGAGCGGTGCGGCGACGACTGGCAGGCCGCGACCGAGCACCGCTTCACCCGCGAGCTCGGGGCCGAGGACCTCGACGACGCGGTGTTCGAGCGCTACCTCGTGCAGGACTACGCGTTCCTGAACACGCTGGTCGGCACGTTCGGCCACGCGGTCGGCGAGGCACCGACGATGGCGGCGAAGTCCCGGCTCGTCGACTTCCTCGGCGTCCTCACCGCCGACGAGAACGACTACTTCGAGCGCTCGTTCGCCGCCCTCGGCGTCCCCGAGACGGAGTACGCTGACCCCGCGCTCGAACCCGTCACCCGGGCGTTCGAGGACCTGCTCCGGCGGGCGGCCCACGAGGGCGGCTACCCCGAGACGCTGGCCGTGCTGGTGCCCGCGGAGTGGGTGTACCTCGAATGGGCGTCGGCCGTGGCCGACCAGGAGCCGTCGCGCTTCTACCTCGCGGAGTGGATCGACCTGCATACCACCGCCGGGTTCGAGTCGTTCGTCGGCTGGCTGCGCTCGGAACTCGACGAGGCAGGCGCGGCGGCCGCACCGCGACGCCAGACCCGTCTCGACCGTCTGTTCCGGCGCACGGTCGAACTCGAGGTCGCGTTCTTCGACATGGCCTACGGCGAGACGACCGCACTCGCCGGGGGGTGGGACCGATGGTGA